GAGGTTTCCTCCAGGTGATCGATTCCCGCCAGGTGACCGCTTTCCTCCAGGTGACCGCTTCCCTCCAGGACCAAGACCCGATTATGGtggtaggtttttttttttaattttgttcaaaattaaGTAAATAACACAAAACATCGAACATACACAACACTAGACACATTACATACTTAACCTGAAAAAGCACTAAGAATCGTGCCAACATTGTAAAGCACCCCGCATTTGTCACACTTACAGGTGATCCTTTCCCTGGTAGCTATCCACCGACGGATAGGTACCCTGGACCGACTGAACGTTATCCAATGGGCCCTGTTACAGATCGGTATCCTCCCGATTTTGATAGTAGATACCCACCAGTATACGACAACAGATTTCCAGGAAATCGCTACGGGCCAACAGATCGGTACCCGGATCGTGAACCTGACATGTTCCCTGGCCATCCCATGCGCTATCCTCCTCCGCCTCCTCCAGATTCTAGATATCCTCCCGATTCCAGATACCCTCCTACACCCGATTCAAGATACCCTTCTGACCCAAGGTATCCCGTAGATTCCAGATACCCCACAGACACGCGCTACCCATCCGATCCTCGGTATCCACCCGATTCACGATACCCACCTGACTCACGCTACCCATCCGATTCACGATACCCACCTGCTGACTCTCGCTATCCCCCTGTTCCAACTCCCGACTCGAGATATCCGCCACCGGTTCGACCAGATTCGCGCTATCCCAGCGGTCCTCCACCCGACTCTCGATATCCATTGGCACCTACCGGCACACGCTATCCCCCTGCCCAGTACATGCCCCATATGTATCCCGACTACCAACCGGGATATCCACCTCCACCGAGAACCCCTCCAAACCGTGGTTACACCACTGACCGCTATCCACCACCATTGATACCGATCGAAAACAATCGTTATCCAGCACCAGAAACACGATATCCCATGGAACCCATACCAGCACAGGGTCGGTATCCGACCTCACCAAACGTGTCACCATTCCACAAGTACATGAATCGTCGACCCGGTAATGAATCGTTCTCTATGTTATAGTAACTAATTAAATGTGTACCATTGTTGTAACCAAATAAGTCCAAACTAATCAAATACATAATTCAACAATTGTCAGAATACGACCCTTACATGCCCTCCTACGGCCCCGATCATGGCTACGCCCCGTACTACCCACCGTCAGGCTCGGGACGCATCCCACCCCCGATGCCAGTGCCAGCGTTCCCAGAGCGCGATCGAGGCTACCGACGGCCGGGAATGCCGGACACCCCTAGCTATCCGTTCGAGGTTCCCTACGGACCGTCCAGCTCCGGATACGATAACACCCTCGGTGGAGGCGACGGATTTGGTGGCTTTGGTCCGCAGCGTCCGTACGAAACCCGCTGCGATGGATCGGACAGCTTCAAGCAGATGGCTTCCAAGCGCAAGATGCGAAAACAGTACATCCGACGGGTCATCAACGCACCCTCACTTGGCATCTGCCAGCAGGAGTGTGTCTCGGCGCGGGACTTCATGTGCCGTAGTTTCAACTACCGCGACTCGGCTCCCTACGAGACGGAGGGCAACTGCGAGATGAGTGATCGCGACTCGCGGGATTTGGATATTCCCACCAGTCAGATGTTCGAATCGGACAGTTCGGATTATTACGAGCGATCTGTCGGCCGAGCGGGTGGTCAGGACGAGTGCTTAGATGGTACGTTTTAGATGAACTTGTTGGGGAGGCTTTGTGTGTAGACGCTTTTGGTTTTGCAGTTGGACAAATATGTAACGAGGATGGAATGGAATTCACGCTGAGAACGCCTGAGGGATTTGTGGGTCGCATCTATGCGTACGGATTCTATGATCGATGTTTCTTCCGTGGAAATGGAGGCACAGTCAACGTTCTGAGAATAAGTGGCCCCCAGGGCTACCCCGAGTGTGGCACCCAAAGGGTACTATTGCGCATTCCTATATAGGGTGAAATAAGATGGAATAAATCGTATCAATACATTTCAGTACGGAGATACCATGACCAACATTATCGTGGTGCAGTTCTCAGATAATGTGCAAACGGGTAGGGATAAACGATTCAATTTGACGTGTATGTTCCGCGGTCCTGGAGAGGCTGTGGTTACTTCCGGATATATTGGAGCCGGGTAAGTTGAATGTTCTCCAGACAGGAAGTAATGATCACACAATGCATGTAAATAGTACAAAACAATGCATGCAAAATATCATAGTAAACTTACATTAGCGATAGTAGCATAGCTACTAACAACTTCCAAGCCACAAACCTTTGGCTATTTAATTTTGTAACGCACGACGAATCGATCACTCGAATCCCTCACTTGCGCTACAAGATCGAATACGGCAAAGGAACTTGATTTCCCTATTCTGAAACATAGTTTCAACGAAATTGACAGATCTGGCAGTCCAATACCGATCGAGTATCTTCCGGCCGAGAATTCAATGAGCAACAAAGTACGGCTTATGATTCTCTACCAAGGACGACCCACGACGACGATCGCCGTTGGCGATCCGCTAACCTTCCGACTAGAGTCGCAAGATGGCTACAGCCATGCGACAGATATCTTTGCTACGAACGTTGTCGCTCGCGATCCCTACTCGGGAAGAAGTGTTCAGTTGATCGATAATTACGGGTAACCTCTAATCGCGTAAGTAGTGTTGGGTTATGGTGCCTTATTTCTTCGGTACTTGTAGGTGTCCGGTGGACAATTTGGTTTTCCCAGAACTGGGAAGATCGCGTGACAATGACGCACTAGAGGCCAGGTTTAATGCCTTCAAAATACCGGAATCAAACTTTTTGGTATTTGAAGCAACCGTGCGAACTTGTCGTGGAGGTTGCCAGCCGGTAACAGTTTGTTCGATAATTCCCTTGAAAGCCATCCTTCACGCTGATTTGTTTCTAGGCTTACTGCCCAGGACCGAGCGGACGCTCGGAACCATCGTTCGGAAGGCGGAAACGATCTGTTTCTGAAGAGTCTACCGAGTTCGATGGAACTGCAGAACCTTTGGTTGGAGATAGCATAGAAAATGATGATGAAGTTGCTATTGTCAATGGTACTCTTATGAACGATAACAGGACTGATAAAAATAGCACAAACGCAGGAGACGAGACTAGCGCGAACGATCTTGATTCCAACGGCAATGAGATGCCGGAACATGTACGGGAAATGATTGAGGTAAACTATTCATTGAACTCATTTCCTAGCTTCCGATCAAAAAGTAATTAAAAGTCCCGTGCCCTTCATACGCTACAGGTATTCCAGTCACGCGAAGAAATGCAGCAGGATACAGTGGCTAGGAAGATGGTAGCCCCACAGGAAGCCGTCTGTCTGACCAACTCGGAATATTACGGCCTGCTGAGCGCGCTTATTCTGCTTATGATTCTGTTAGTTAGTATCACATTCGCATCGGGGCTGGCCTATCGACGCTActggaaaatatttttgaaaaatcgatcGCTAGATCGAACATCCCCAGTTAATTCATTCACACCTTCGGCTTTGCACAACGTTTCCGGGAGTCAGTTCCACGCATCGGGTAGAGGTAATTCAACCTCTTCACGATGCGATGCTCGGACGCCCGGATTATCCCTCTTTGGCACCGGACTGCAGAAAACCTTCGCCACGGGGTAAGTCATTGTGTTTCGAAACAATCCCAAATTCTGAACATCACCCCACTTCCAGCAACTTATCTCGGATGTGTCAAATTCCTGTGATGAATCCAATGTCGAGATCGAATGGCTCCAAAAATGAATTTGATGACCCCAGCGAACCGATTTACACTGACCCGTCCCTCTTCGAACGCTCCAGGTAAGTTGAGAGAGTAAtccttcattcaaaattttggcCCAAAAACAACTGCATTCTAAAATCTTCCCTCCTTCCGCTTTTATAATTGCAGAATATAAACCACTTTGAACCCCTTTTTCAGATCACTGCGCAGCATCGCTGTTGACCAAACAGACGCCCACAatgtttgaaaatgaaatggaaaaaatatctagtgatgtaaacaaaaaaaaacagtaatgACGATGTCTCTGATGATAGTTTCTAGGCTAATATTTTAGAAGAATAAACAGCAACAATAAAACATTAATAAGACAAGTGAGAGGGGGCTCATACATAGAAAAACTGTGATGGCTACGATAATAGCAAGGGACCAAAGAAATtggttgaattgaaaaatttgctCTGCCCAATTTGTGAATACACTTTCCGATCGCCCCCATGAAGGGCGAAAGGTCAATTTTGAAACAGTTAGAAACCAAAGACAAGACAAGTTTGGTTTGACATCTCTGGCGTGTGTGTGTCTGTACAATCGTCGAATCTCTTCTTAATTTATTCGCTAAAGTTTAAGTAATTAGGGCGCATCTAGTGGTAAGATAATCATTTAGAGTTATAATGCTGAACAATTTACACTATGAGACCATAACGTACGAATCTAATCTAAACAGTTAGCAGTAATAGTAATATTTTTCGCCCGATACACGGCTGAGATAGATGAGTGTTGAAGAATATATTACTCGTAAGACAATTATATCtaatcaaattgaatttttcccaTAAGCGATGGCAATCACACGATGCTTACTGTCGCGTGTCTGGGTGATTAGGACTACTCTAAAATAAAACATGCATATCAAATAGCATTGAACTTTGAACGTGTTTCATAACTGAAAGAAATGTAAATCATCGCTCATCTCCAAAGATGCACGTTTGATAGCTAATCGTTGAACAAGAAGCTAATTTGTAGCAGAACTTTCTTCGcgtatatttcataatgtcaCGAACGAACGTTCCGCGGTCCTGGAGAGGCTGTGGTTACTTCCGGATATATTGGAGCCGGGTAAGTTGAATGTTCTCCAGACAGGAAGTAATGATCACACAATGCATGTAAATAGTACAAAACAATGCATGCAAAATATCATAGTAAACTTACATTAGCGATAGTAGCATAGCTACTAACAACTTCCAAGCCACAAACCTTTGGCTATTTAATTTTGTAACGCACGACGAATCGATCACTCGAATCCCTCACTTGCGCTACAAGATCGAATACGGCAAAGGAACTTGATTTCCCTATTCTGAAACATAGTTTCAACGAAATTGACAGATCTGGCAGTCCAATACCGATCGAGTATCTTCCGGCCGAGAATTCAATGAGCAACAAAGTACGGCTTATGATTCTCTACCAAGGACGACCCACGACGACGATCGCCGTTGGCGATCCGCTAACCTTCCGACTAGAGTCGCAAGATGGCTACAGCCATGCGACAGATATCTTTGCTACGAACGTTGTCGCTCGCGATCCCTACTCGGGAAGAAGTGTTCAGTTGATCGATAATTACGGGTAACCTCTAATCGCGTAAGTAGTGTTGGGTTATGGTGCCTTATTTCTTCGGTACTTGTAGGTGTCCGGTGGACAATTTGGTTTTCCCAGAACTGGGAAGATCGCGTGACAATGACGCACTAGAGGCCAGGTTTAATGCCTTCAAAATACCGGAATCAAACTTTTTGGTATTTGAAGCAACCGTGCGAACTTGTCGTGGAGGTTGCCAGCCGGTAACAGTTTGTTCGATAATTCCCTTGAAAGCCATCCTTCACGCTGATTTGTTTCTAGGCTTACTGCCCAGGACCGAGCGGACGCTCGGAACCATCGTTCGGAAGGCGGAAACGATCTGTTTCTGAAGAGTCTACCGAGTTCGATGGAACTGCAGAACCTTTGGTTGGAGATAGCATAGAAAATGATGATGAAGTTGCTATTGTCAATGGTACTCTTATGAACGATAACAGGACTGATAAAAATAGCACAAACGCAGGAGACGAGACTAGCGCGAACGATCTTGATTCCAACGGCAATGAGATGCCGGAACATGTACGGGAAATGATTGAGGTAAACTATTCATTGAACTCATTTCCTAGcttcggatcaaaaagtaattaaAAGTCCCGTGCCCTTCATACGCTACAGGTATTCCAGTCACGCGAAGAAATGCAGCAGGATACAGTGGCTAGGAAGATGGTAGCCCCACAGGAAGCCGTCTGTCTGACCAACTCGGAATATTACGGCCTGCTGAGCGCGCTTATTCTGCTTATGATTCTGTTAGTTAGTATCACATTCGCATCGGGGCTGGCCTATCGACGCTActggaaaatatttttgaaaaatcgatcGCTAGATCGAACATCCCCAGTTAATTCATTCACACCTTCGGCTTTGCACAACGTTTCCGGGAGTCAGTTCCACGCATCGGGTAGAGGTAATTCAACCTCTTCACGATGCGATGCTCGGACGCCCGGATTATCCCTCTTTGGCACCGGACTGCAGAAAACCTTCGCCACGGGGTAAGTCATTGTGTTTCGAAACAATCCCAAATTCTGAACATCACCCCACTTCCAGCAACTTATCTCGGATGTGTCAAATTCCTGTGATGAATCCAATGTCGAGATCGAATGGCTCCAAAAATGAATTTGATGACCCCAGCGAACCGATTTACACTGACCCGTCCCTCTTCGAACGCTCCAGGTAAGTTGAGAGAGTAAtccttcattcaaaattttggcCCAAAAACAACTGCATTCTAAAATCTTCCCTCCTTCCGCTTTTATAATTGCAGAATATAAACCACTTTGAACCCCTTTTTCAGATCACTGCGCAGCATCGCTGTTGACCAAACAGACGCCCACAatgtttgaaaatgaaatggaaaaaatatctagtgatgtaaacaaaaaaaaacagtaatgACGATGTCTCTGATGATAGTTTCTAGGCTAATATTTTAGAAGAATAAACAGCAACAATAAAACATTAATAAGACAAGTGAGAGGGGGCTCATACATAGAAAAACTGTGATGGCTACGATAATAGCAAGGGACCAAAGAAATtggttgaattgaaaaatttgctCTGCCCAATTTGTGAATACACTTTCCGATCGCCCCCATGAAGGGCGAAAGGTCAATTTTGAAACAGTTAGAAACCAAAGACAAGACAAGTTTGGTTTGACATCTCTGGCGTGTGTGTGTCTGTACAATCGTCGAATCTCTTCTTAATTTATTCGCTAAAGTTTAAGTAATTAGGGCGCATCTAGTGGTAAGATAATCATTTAGAGTTATAATGCTGAACAATTTACACTATGAGACCATAACGTACGAATCTAATCTAAACAGTTAGCAGTAATAGTAATATTTTTCGCCCGATACACGGCTGAGATAGATGAGTGTTGAAGAATATATTACTCGTAAGACAATTATATCtaatcaaattgaatttttcccaTAAGCGATGGCAATCACACGATGCTTACTGTCGCGTGTCTGGGTGATTAGGACTACTCTAAAATAAAACATGCATATCAAATAGCATTGAACTTTGAACGTGTTTCATAACTGAAAGAAATGTAAATCATCGCTCATCTCCAAAGATGCACGTTTGATAGCTAATCGTTGAACAAGAAGCTAATTTGTAGCAGAACTTTCTTCGcgtatatttcataatgtcaCGAACGTCACGCagcagaaattgctctctccaCTGCCTGGCATCATAATGTGCAAATCGATATCATTTGTCGGTCTCAAGTGAAGTAAGAAACTAGTGCTTGGTGGATTACTTTTCGGAAAAGTAATTGTTGTAACGGAATGAACTTCAAGATACTATCTATTTTTCTGATGGTGAATTATGCCGTTTCGATTGAACCGGTCGATTCCCTTATTGTGCGGAATGCGAAGGTGAGTATTTTGTTTTCCAATGATGCATTGACGCACAAAAAGAGTACTGTACAATTGAACTTTCGTGAGAAAATACTAAGTTAACGTTGTCGAGAAATCAACAAATGTGTATGTTAAAATGTGTTAGATTTAGTTCAAATATGTTCCGTTTCGTTAGATTTTATTAATATAAACCCTTTCTTATGGAAACTGTCGTGTTGTGTAGTctagcgttgtcctgatggaacacattTCTTCCATtgatatacagggtctttcagatgaaacgctcacgcaaaaaaatcgaacagcgccttatttttttttcgctccgtcgatggtaacattgCATGCCCCACTTTAGGACGAttatattcggctactcgttcagtctgctCGGATGGTTTTTAATGACAAGATGTATAATTAACAAGAACgtatatttttagtgaaatcgtattactcgagcaaccgaagccttaataaaACTTTGTcatcttatggtaagaatttcaacatttctctgcGTCGATTACTACCTCTGgcggtacgtgaaggaccgttgcaaTGTTAAAAaggccacaaaatttggaggaacttaaagaggAAATAAATCGGATTTTGAATAGCTTCGATGTCGtgatgttagagttgtgcatgaagaattttgttcaccgtttaaaactcgttatcgaaaaaggggtggtcacatcgaaaatgtcctaaaataagctttatttctggttttaaaaataaaaatcgggtAGAAAACATTCTAATCTACAATTGTTAtgtatcggctgtattatttcgtgaGGCTTACTGACCAATTCAATACTTTGATTGATCAATTGAACACTGTTcacaaaataattcttgaatttTTCCGCTATCATTTGTTCTGAATGTTCTTCTGAACCTTCGAAAGTTTTGGACCGCGATAAACTATTCTTAGTGTTAAgtaaatttttcaatattttccataactccttaCTGTTATTCTGATGttgatcgattttcctctgaatatattcacatctagtctttttcaaggcttgtGAATACATGTTCCTCGCGGAGGTGCACCTATACCAATAATTCTCTAAATTACTTCTACGAAACTTCACGTACTGTTTATCTCTTTTACGTTTGAGACGTGAGAGTGAtaaagagtaccagctgttcgtatttttcaaatcgatttgtttttcaataacTAAGCAATGTTAATGTACAcactttcaataaattagtgAGAACAGCTGCCTTCAAATCCAAATTGTCAGTTATTGCAAAAGAATCGAGATTACTCGCGACTAGATGAGACAGTGCTTCTTTTGAATATTTGTTCCAGCACttgattttaacattattttcTTCACGTTCACTCTGTTCATTCTCAATataaacgaaaattgtctcatgTTCCTTAATTTTAAATTTGGTCTCTATCAAAGAATGAACTGTGTTAAAATTAGTGAAAATTTGATCTATCAAAGTTCTACTGTGTCTAGTAATTCTAGGTTCATCGGAAACAGTCTGTTTCAAGAAAATCAGAGAGTTGTTTCAGTTGTTTCGAGTTCTGCACGTTGAGCCAATCAATGTTGAAATCACCAGCAGTAATATTTAATTTGCTACTATCGAGGAAATTTTCCCAccagttttccaaaatttcaaaaaatcgcaGGTCACTAGAACTGGTGAATGatataaaattccaaaatttcccatctgcaaacccctttcaactgaaattgccaagaaccaattattttcaacagattcgtttatccgaaaattgaatttaatcgaTTCTTTTGCGTAAATAGCAACTCCTCCAGTATGTCTGGAGTGTGATAGGCAAAAAGCAACTTTGTAACCCGGGATATTATATTGATGAATTCTCTTCAACAATATGAGTTTCTGAGAGAAAGACTAACCGTGGACGGAAGTTTTCTACGACATGTCGCATTGCAACGTAATTCGTAGAAAGTCCAGCTATATTGAAGTATATTAATTCTAGCTTCCTGTCACATTTTCTTTTCTTGAGTTGCTATTTAGTAGGAAAAATGTTGCTTTTATTTTatctgccgttggcttagtaatcattcgtttatattgattaaattattgattgaatgaaacaatttccgaattccattgaATTAAACATATTAGCTTTATaagtaaaaaatttgaacaaataccaTGGGTAGGGGGAAATcaaggtaaaaccgacaccctaaggatttccacatatttccGAGACCTCCCTTGTTTCTCCAAATCGTTACAGAACTTTCTTCAAATGTACatgaaccattctacagtatctgttgatcaatttttgagtggaactcgaattttgataaaaaaaaacaaaaattgatgtttttaggTGACATAAATGGGAGTGCGGTTGAGATCGACACTCTgtcgggtaaaaccgacacctttaaataaacgaatgaaaacatgttacaataatttcaaacCATTAAGAGGGTATCTATATATTATGTGGACACTTTAAGTGAAGAGTGGGGAAATAGTTGCAAATTGTATGTGATTGGATTGTTCAACTTCAAATGATGAAAAAGCAAACAAATTCATGTAATTTAACTGCAAGAAAAAGATGTTCTGCTTCTGGTCCAGAGTACACACGAGATTTTTGATCCCAGCGTAGATGAGCATCCACGTGAGATGTGCCGATGGGCGATGAACGAAGGGATACCATGAGTTCTGTCAGACCTTTTTGTTGGCATGCCCgattcaacgttggttttggcTGTTTTATCAGTCCAGTTCTGTCGTTTTTTCTTCCAAATATATACACGAGGCATCTTCAAAAGTAAGAACGCATTTTTCCTGTCAGTGAAACACAAACCGGGCGTCGGTATTACCCTTACTGAAGGTGTTGGTGTTACCCCGAATGGaatcgaaatttcaaaacaatggtttcgagcatcgacaagcaacaaaaccacctaccgtctcacaaaatgcactgaacaatgatctaagATAAATTAAGCTCAATAAAGTTCCGACTAAAACACTTAAATTCCTCTGGCTAAATTTTACACGGACTTACTCCTGTTTGCTAACCGGTTCTgtattgttgtttgttttgacagcaaagcGACTTCCGTAGCTGCAGGGTGACTAGAAACAAaagaaatgacaagtgtgtacaggggacatcggaaaattttcaaaaaattgcttcTAACTGAAGAAAACAGGAGTGTCGGTTTAGTATCTAAATTATGGTTTTCCCAGGctcctcagtttagaagtacgtgttagggaaacatattccggtctgcacaaaaacaagcgagtacaaaagtactcgccaTTCgcttgtatttgcaaagcggattttcccagacaccttggttttgtagcacgtgttaaggaaacatatttcggCGTGAACAAAAGCTCcaccaacttgcatgtatttgcaatgtcgatttcctcaggctccttggttttgaagtctgtgttggggaaggcgtaaatcgggccaatcaaaacttggcagttagggcgtttagataacgcttgaaattttacagttattcaattgtttatctcatgaaaaataacattttatgcattgtgatagatgagtAGAAACatatcctatcaattgatgcaaacatctttccaacctattgagaaatgttcgagtaataagcattcgaaatctttcattttttactGCATGTTTTGTATTTAGGTTTACATTTTATTCCTCATATTTTCCGATTAGACGTAGCCCCACGTCAAAAACGAGAGAGCGGAAAAGCATAAACGAAACTTCCTGGCTTCCGTTAGAATAATTTACCGTTTTACCGTCCATCCTAACTTCCCAATCGAGATTTATAAAGTCGTAGTCTTATTTCtaaatagaatacagtactCGTACGGTAAGTGCGCCGGGAAATCAACCCAATTTTGGAGCTAACTGAGCTGCAAATGCAAAACTGCAAATTGAATAAAACGTCTATTATTAATAGATAAAAGGGATACAGTCCAGTTAACGCACGTCCATTTAAACATAAGTCCAGTTAACGAATGAGTCTTGTACGCTTAAATTTTGAATTCAGGAAAATTAATTGTAATCGTCCGAAACCCGGCTTTCTCCACGAATTGATCGCTCTTCCCGCGTGAGATTCATATTATACACTTGGTTGATGATAacgtgctattggggatcaaaaaatgtcactaatTGACCTTCGACCTTCTACTTATTGGCCGTTGCTTCTCACCTCTACTTTGTCAGCATGTATTATACTCCGGGAGCTCCGGTACATCGCAAACAGTTtactgacatgtgctcactccttcgtGAGTCACGATTGATCTAGGAACTGTCGCGGAATCGCTTTAGGAGAACAGTACAACGGCAAACGTTCATCTTTGATGTATAACTTGcgtgacattcttccaaaaatggaagtaaaagtgacgaacctgttaaatgtgttgaaagtcactataatagggaaaaaaattgaagaaatggcgacattttttgtaaaaaagttgcgttttgtctcaaaaatcgagacaaaaacattcacgaaatttttatttttatcaaacggttttatttagcttgccctgtaatctgtttgtatgtttgtaagttTGCAACaagtttgtctgtagcgctgacccacatcaatagaaatttgacccccttcctgttgaccgattgatctgaaatttggaacacacctttatctttgtagtcattataaaactgcgtatttcattatcttgaaattcaagatggcggccgctacaaaatggcggatcacatattttctcaaaacctcgtcaatatgggttttccaaaaccccatcaatatgggtatcaaattgaataatgtactaaaagctagaaaataattaggcaagtagcagttagcagttatcgcACCTccccttcattagtctagggcattgataagactaaaataaaagcgtggggcacgttggatttccattattcatccacaattagcgacttcatcatatgtcccacgattttattttagtcttatcaatgccctagactaatgaaggggaggtgtgataactgctatctgctacttgcctaattattttcaagcttttagtacattattatgtttaatcacaattaaaccgtttaacttaaaaagttttttttacttattttattcaaaataacaaaaaaaaacaacgtacGATACCAAGAAATCTAGTGGAGAGTccgggaaaaactatttcataaaaatcggaTGAACCATTCCGGGGATCGAagtcccaccagtttgcaaaactttgCTTCTAGAAAAACGCtatttaaattttggatccacGTTCCTTAggcaaagacttaggtccactaattgaCTTGTAgctttggaacggagcatcggataAACCTGGGACAAAACATATAGTAGATATTTCAGAGTACTTTTTAGGCCAGAATTTTTGAAGTTTCTATGTTGTACTATCcccttaaggggggacccctgtctgtaaggtcgaaaaataatgaattttcgtggattttttcggatgttatgaataaagtgaagcgttcgagtgttttgtttattgttatttttacaattgcaattttattgtaattatatgtttgaagatgtattttccattttttaagtgtatgaataatgattattacgctgttgatgCGTAGATGTTATCTGAAAATTTGTACCTTGATGGTAGTATCAGTTtcgaagcaacggggtgtcgcagaacgttttccaataaatatttgaaactttaggacaatacctaaagcgttacaattttgacatattttcgaattttcaaaaacccctagtTTTTTTAAACTCGAAAAATTGTCTAAATGGCTGCCATTTATGATAAAAATGAgttgtttttcatgaaaaatctgagtttctaaactcatgaaaaatcgaaaaacggctttagataattcatttttacatgctgataaaaatttcagccaaatttgtcgagtagatcctgagatatcgataccaccagctg
The Toxorhynchites rutilus septentrionalis strain SRP chromosome 2, ASM2978413v1, whole genome shotgun sequence genome window above contains:
- the LOC129770333 gene encoding uncharacterized protein LOC129770333 isoform X1 — protein: MNSRQNRKNTMRKKQKLLPGASDIVVITLIARLALVLGQTTCNNGQGRVLYERLPNQQLQGFDDDVVRDSAPPFRVLEKCQDLCLRDRTASTNLGRACTSFDFQPGSRIASFSGSAEYEESTCYLTREQAAPEGIGNLMLVPNSVHFTEVCLTSSRPDRECPSRRYVFERHPRKKLKLPVSDIKEVTAANRSDCEDKCLNEFSFVCRSANYDSTLRSCSMSRFTRRTHPELLEDDPNSDYLENTCLNAERRCDGLVVYVKEENKRLGGPFEVEIFNNMTLEECQSLCLRAEKYFCRSIEFDDQTKQCILSEEDSVSQKDDLSISSSPTHHFYDLVCLDNQRGSDYPDNSVTSHLFASGRRPDTAFQRYRNSRLGGEFHSEITGRSLSECLDECLRQTSFQCRSAVYSDRFRTCRLSRYNQRDGMRIIYDADYDYYENLMPHLVGGDTDTTNGRPDPTDWRPPYGDRDSDRPPNDRMPGRFPPGDRFPPGDRFPPGDRFPPGPRPDYGGDPFPGSYPPTDRYPGPTERYPMGPVTDRYPPDFDSRYPPVYDNRFPGNRYGPTDRYPDREPDMFPGHPMRYPPPPPPDSRYPPDSRYPPTPDSRYPSDPRYPVDSRYPTDTRYPSDPRYPPDSRYPPDSRYPSDSRYPPADSRYPPVPTPDSRYPPPVRPDSRYPSGPPPDSRYPLAPTGTRYPPAQYMPHMYPDYQPGYPPPPRTPPNRGYTTDRYPPPLIPIENNRYPAPETRYPMEPIPAQGRYPTSPNVSPFHKYMNRRPEYDPYMPSYGPDHGYAPYYPPSGSGRIPPPMPVPAFPERDRGYRRPGMPDTPSYPFEVPYGPSSSGYDNTLGGGDGFGGFGPQRPYETRCDGSDSFKQMASKRKMRKQYIRRVINAPSLGICQQECVSARDFMCRSFNYRDSAPYETEGNCEMSDRDSRDLDIPTSQMFESDSSDYYERSVGRAGGQDECLDVGQICNEDGMEFTLRTPEGFVGRIYAYGFYDRCFFRGNGGTVNVLRISGPQGYPECGTQRYGDTMTNIIVVQFSDNVQTGRDKRFNLTCMFRGPGEAVVTSGYIGAGSGSPIPIEYLPAENSMSNKVRLMILYQGRPTTTIAVGDPLTFRLESQDGYSHATDIFATNVVARDPYSGRSVQLIDNYGCPVDNLVFPELGRSRDNDALEARFNAFKIPESNFLVFEATVRTCRGGCQPAYCPGPSGRSEPSFGRRKRSVSEESTEFDGTAEPLVGDSIENDDEVAIVNGTLMNDNRTDKNSTNAGDETSANDLDSNGNEMPEHVREMIESRALHTLQVFQSREEMQQDTVARKMVAPQEAVCLTNSEYYGLLSALILLMILLVSITFASGLAYRRYWKIFLKNRSLDRTSPVNSFTPSALHNVSGSQFHASGRGNSTSSRCDARTPGLSLFGTGLQKTFATGNLSRMCQIPVMNPMSRSNGSKNEFDDPSEPIYTDPSLFERSRSLRSIAVDQTDAHNV